The Gossypium hirsutum isolate 1008001.06 chromosome D03, Gossypium_hirsutum_v2.1, whole genome shotgun sequence genomic interval agaAAATTTGATCTATTATTTAGCTAAATTACATGgtgtttattataaattatttatattaattttaactaaattatataatatttattattaattatttgtactttgactagacctgtccatgggccgggtggcccggcccggcccgacggcccgctcgaaatatgggagggtttgggtaaaaatataggtccgaaatatgggcttgggcaaaattttaggcccgtttaaaaaataggccgggcctcgggcaagatttttttggcccgggcccggctcggcccggcccgaaaaatattaaatatatatattatttttaaaatataatagtttttttattttaagtttatttactttcatttccttgactagtgttacaaaataataataataaaacatcaagtttgttttactaatcaaatgttagattttgttacaacaattaatacaattaatacaattaataatttgataaatttactaatcaaatattagattttattacaacaattaatacaattaacaattaataatttgataattttactaacaattaattttaataacaattagttttaattttattaaaaaaataattttaattttaattttaattaaaaagggcCGGGTCGAGCTGGGCTCGGGCCCCATATTTTTTCTTCGGGCCGGGCCTAGGCAAAATCTcaagcccatatttcaggccgggccgggcccgggcctaatAAACGGGCTGAAAATTTTTTGTGGGCCCGGCCCGAACTCGGCCTGACCCGGCTTATGGATAGGTCTAACTTTGACcaataataaagtaattaaataaaaccattcaCCACCCTCCAGATTGAGAATTTTCTACAGTTAAAATTCCTAACCAATCAAACGGAATCCTCCTATTAATAGAACTCCACACCCCTTCTTTACCTGACAACCTGCAAATCCTCTCTACTTCTTTTTGTTCCTTTGATTTTCCCTCACTTTCTAGCCAACCAAACACCACTAGAATGGGTGTGGAATTGGAAAACAGTAATTGTACGAACCTCGTGTTCACATATGGCACCTTGAAACGGGGCTTTGCCAATCACGTGCTCCTTCAAGATTTGATGCGAACGGGAGACGCCGTATTCAAAGGCACTTACTGTACCCTGCAGAAATACCCGCTCGTTTGCGGGCCATACCGCGTCCCTTTCCTCCTCAACATGGCCGGTTCGGGACTCCGAGTCACGGGAGAGTTGTACGCAGTGTCGGCTCGGGGGCTGGACCGCCTGGACGAATTGGAAGGCACAAGTCGCGGGCATTACGAGCGGAGGCCCATCCATCTGACGCCGGCTGGGGAGGAAGAGCTATTGCCGTGCGCAGCTCAGGCGTATTACGCGCACAAGAGTTACGAGGAGGAGATGTGGAAGAGGAACGGGAGAAAAGGGTTTGGGGTATATTCGGAGAAAGAAGCCAAAGGTTATGTGAAACGTAAGGATAGGCCTCAAAATCTCAGTTTCTTGGATCATATTAGGATCTTCATTTCGTCTCCTTCTGATTAaatcaataaacataaacagttggagaaaaattttgaatgttgTAATGCTTGTAAAATTTTTCTCGAGATTTCAATGAGAAACGAGATTGAATTTTCTCAAATTTGTTGCCATTTTTTGCATGGTCATGGTGGAAATTAAAATGTCGCAATTtgagtttgtaaaattacttaaTGGTGTTTAGGTGCAAAATTTTGGGCTTCCATTAAAATTTAGGAGCATTTGtattattttcttcttcatttaatTCTCTTTTGGCCTCTAATAGACAGATTGCGGGAAAGGGTTTTAAAAGTTTAGGTAGTTGGTAAAAACattaagttaaatattgaatgaaattaagcTAATATAATGAATGGTTATAAATTGGTGAAAATAATTTATAGAAGTATTAAGGGTGAATTATACAATTAGTCATCcagttttttttttggtcatcaaACTATAAAGATTTTCATTTTGCCACTAACTTTATCATTTGTTCCGGTTATAGTCACCCTCCATTAAATCATTAGTAGAAATGATGATGTTACCTTTTTTAATTAGTATAATTATCATTTAGTTCTCAATATTttcacattctatcaatttagtcctaattctaaGTAATACCACAAATTCAACCCTTTATATTTACAAATTTCATCAACTTGTAACATGGGAAGGCAAAGATTGCATAATTATTGTCTTTAAACCATTGAATTTAGACATGTTTTGAGATGATTTAAAAGAAAAGCTTCTTGAGAACGATGCTTAATGAAAATGGCCATAACTATAACGTGCAAAAAGAAAAAGTGTAGCAATTTCCTTTCAAAAGACTTCCCCGCAAACAATTATGATCACTATTTTAATTGcactatttaattattataaatttttaatttagatactaaaatatatattttttataataataattgaataatCATTTAATACATATGAGGTAGAGTTTTTTAACTCCACAAGTAGAGTTAAGAGATTGCACGcttattgttttaaaataaaaaataaagaaatgaataatatatattatatttcatgtaaataatatttaaaagataatattttataagtGCAGTTTTTGGAATGGCTCCGCTTAAAGCACCGGAGGTAGATGGGTTTCATGCCAAGTTTTATCAAGCACAATGGGATACTGTTGGGCCTTCGGTTTATACACTAGTGCGATGGGTGATGGAGGGATGTCTGTTGGATCCTAGAATCAGCAGAACCTTACTTGTTTTACTACTAAAGATTTCAGGGCCAGAAAGGATTACACAATTTAGACCAATTAGTCTATATACGGTTCTGTATAAAATAATCATGAAGATAATTGTTAATAGGCTACTTCCTTTGATGATAAAGCTTATTAAACAGAACCAAGAGAGTTTTGTTATGGGTAGGAATATTGCGGACGACATTGTCATAGCTTAGGAAGCAATTCACTCCATGAGGAACTTCAGAGGTTGAAAATATGGGATGGTGTTGAAATTTGACCTTGAGAAAGTGTAGATCGTATCACTTGGGATTTTTTAAGGGACAAACTCTCTGAAGTAGGTTTACCGGCAATGTTAGTCATTGTTATCTTAAACTATGTCTCATCATCAAGTACTCTGGAATGGTGCGGTCACTGATGCCTTAAGACCATTCCGAGGTATTCGACAAGTAGATCCTCTATTGCCATATTTGTTTGTGTTGTGCATGAAGAGACTAGGCCACCTAATAGAGGAAGCTGTGAGTCAAGGGAGGTGGAAATCGCTGTTGCTTTCTAGGAGAGGCCTAGCATTGTCGCATTTATTTTTACGATCTTATGTTATTTTATGAGGTTATGCTGGAACAAGCTGGGGGTATAACTGATTCTGGACATGTTTTGTTATTAATCGGGATAGGAGGTGAAtagaaataaatctcaaattttcttCCCACCCAATGTATTGAATGGAACAGCTGTAGATATCTGAAGGAAGGTGAACTTTGTTCAGGTCAAGGATCTTGGAATGTATCTTTGGATGCCGCTTATTCATAAGAGAGTTGGAGTTAGTCCCTTTGATTTCGTGGTTAATAAAGTCCCAATAGACTGAATGGTTAGGAAGTGAATAAGTTGTAGCTAGTTAGTAGAATAATGTTAACAAAATCGGTCCTCCTATCGATACCCAATTATTTCATGGCTACGGTACGTATTTCATGGTTACGGTATGTGAAGCAAGGAAATCGACATTATTAAGTTGGTTCGAATGTTGCCAATAAATTGATGTTGACGGTCTTGGTGTGCGAAGTCTAGTTACtcagaataatattttttttatgaagttAGGCTTTCAATTGCTAACTAGGAATGATGCTCTATGGGTACAAATTGTGATAAATAAGTATAATGTTTGTGGGATCCTTCCTAATAGTATTATAAGAAGCAAATACTCAATTTTATGGAGATCGTTAGCAGGGATATGGACAGATGTGATTAATAATGTCTATTGGGCTATAGGGGATAGGTGCCTACATATTTTTGGAATGAAAATTGGATTTGTCTGTTAGGTCCACTCAGAACTTTTTTTAGAGGATCAGATCGACTAGATGACACTTTACATGTTTGCTATGTAGTGGATGAGAATGCTAATTAGGATTGGGTTCGTTTAGGGAGCTTTTTTTCGGGTCACATTGTTTTACAAATAGCTGCTATTCTACCTCTTTCGATTGATGCGGGTCCTGACCGACTTTCATGGAA includes:
- the LOC107951760 gene encoding putative gamma-glutamylcyclotransferase At3g02910, whose product is MGVELENSNCTNLVFTYGTLKRGFANHVLLQDLMRTGDAVFKGTYCTLQKYPLVCGPYRVPFLLNMAGSGLRVTGELYAVSARGLDRLDELEGTSRGHYERRPIHLTPAGEEELLPCAAQAYYAHKSYEEEMWKRNGRKGFGVYSEKEAKGYVKRKDRPQNLSFLDHIRIFISSPSD